From Amphiura filiformis chromosome 20, Afil_fr2py, whole genome shotgun sequence, a single genomic window includes:
- the LOC140142326 gene encoding uncharacterized protein: protein MNPFRQQKKRLLKKLLAKEDPEKCLFPMAPWLTVCCLDKISKSYGVVVVADKRFFCSTCKKNTCSHTSVCTAMKNDVQYRDRYPEVIQEMIGEIEGQEQKDQSSVIYAPAVISRKPISFERTGHLTTTLKMNLQELLPQDESGCTLLVPPLGPCPNCSTSLDTRDPVEEGWIRRKKCPVFHHSTLWFATVCYRCCGHCDAEIEYDGNEHGLLNMATYLIGHDVLRHYLHSFLRGRRPMYTFYTTWCDVQQDYGNTSFPKLMTYSRFKYGWYAYLDLLDIDYSDGFNCSICKHEVDVVICDGTSLSFRRKFLITPTKEETNKGCETLQASHAERCLLSSKCRRLLERYARGGQSKKGQLSSTELDTLLSLLDTECQELASLIRETDVGERFCDPNFKDFFISLASDSPLSTLLPLSHAMSTLLSDIMGGGTITDHPDKLDLLHQESPILFSILVTGQLLPLKNPWKALLLALQKKAREPFTGKKHVADDQISASDDGNVSALHSLACFPSLPVVRRRGAYEIESKKKSSDCRKDFRGHPTLLPGVFTIFCKHGVCLGFEVMESHESPNIPFTVLKTRFQNAPKVVIYDFACSLHAYCLNRDPLYFQHTKFFVDRFHWKNHKACSRAYNMDLYPNLRSLNSQVVEQSNAGLKRIQAQLSYMTEENFMKHCMFYLFSKNIIVRNQSASKP from the exons ATGAATCCTTTTAGACAACAGAAAAAGAGGTTGCTGAAGAAGCTGTTGGCAAAAGAGGACCCAGAAAAA tgcTTATTTCCAATGGCCCCATGGCTTACAGTCTGCTGTTTGGATAAGATCTCCAAATCATACGGAGTTGTTGTTGTAGCAGACAAGCGTTTCTTCTGCTCCACCTGCAAAAAAAACACTTGTAGCCATACATCGGTGTGCACGGCCATGAAAAACGATGTACAGTACAGGGACAGGTATCCGGAGGTCATACAAGAAATGATTGGAGAGATAGAAGGACAAGAACAGAAAGACCAGTCGAGTGTTATCTATGCTCCAGCAGTAATATCGCGCAAGCCCATAAGCTTTGAAAGGACTGGACATTTGACTACCACATTAAAAATGAATTTACAGGAGTTGCTGCCTCAAGATGAATCTGGATGTACATTGCTGGTACCTCCTCTTGGACCATGCCCAAATTGTAGCACGTCCCTTGATACCAGAGACCCAGTCGAGGAAGGTTGGATCAGAAGAAAGAAATGTCCAGTGTTTCATCATTCAACATTGTGGTTTGCAACAG TATGCTACAGGTGTTGTGGACATTGTGATGCTGAGATTGAATATGATGGAAATGAACATGGACTTCTTAACATGGCCACATATTTAATAGGTCATGATGTGTTGCGTCACTATCTTCACAGCTTCCTGAGGGGACG ACGTCccatgtacacattttacaccacatGGTGTGATGTTCAGCAAGATTACGGCAATACGTCATTTCCAAAGTTGATGACCTACAGCCGATTTAAATATGGATGGTATGCCTATTTGGATCTACTGGACATAGACTACAGTGATGGTTTTAATTGCAgcatatgcaaacatgaagtagATGTGGTCATCTGCGATGGCACATCACTTTCATTTAGAAGAAAGTTCCTCATCACACCAACAAAGGAAGAGACTAATAAAGGATGTGAAACATTGCAAG CTTCTCATGCAGAAAGATGTTTACTGTCCTCAAAATGTAGGAGACTTTTGGAGAGGTATGCCAGAGGTGGTCAGAGCAAGAAAGGGCAGTTGTCATCTACTGAGTTAGACACCCTATTATCTTTGTTGGATACAGAATGTCAGGAATTGGCATCCCTCATACGAGAGACAGATGTTGGAGAGAGGTTTTGTGATCCTAACTTCAAGGACTTTTTTATTTCACTGGCATCTGATTCGCCACTTTCGACTTTACTGCCACTTTCCCATGCAATGTCCACTTTGTTGTCGGATATCATGGGAGGAGGTACAATCACCGACCATCCAGACAAGCTCGATTTGCTACACCAGGAATCACCCATTCTGTTCTCTATTCTGGTGACTGGACAGCTTCTCCCTTTAAAAAACCCATGGAAAGCCCTTCTCCTGGCTCTTCAAAAAAAGGCCAGAGAGCCGTTTACTGGGAAGAAGCATGTAGCAGATGATCAAATTTCAGCATCAGATGATGGTAACGTCTCAGCTCTACATTCTTTGGCATGTTTTCCATCATTGCCTGTTGTCAGAAGAAGGGGTGCATATGAAATTGAATCAAAGAAGAAGTCCTCTGACTGCCGGAAAGACTTCAGAGGTCATCCTACCCTGCTTCCCGGtgttttcaccattttttgcaaACATG GTGTTTGCCTGGGCTTTGAGGTAATGGAATCTCATGAGTCTCCGAACATCCCATTCACTGTTTTGAAGACTCGTTTCCAGAATG CACCCAAGGTGGTCATATACGATTTTGCGTGTTCACTTCATGCATACTGTTTGAATCGTGATCCACTGTATTTCCAGCACACCAAGTTCTTTGTAGATAGATTTCACTGGAAAAATCACAAGG CATGTTCAAGAGCGTATAATATGGATTTATACCCCAACTTACGAAGCCTGAATTCACAAGTGGTGGAGCAGTCAAATGCTGGCCTGAAGAGGATTCAGGCTCAATTATCATACATGACAGAAGAGAACTTCATGAAACACTGTATGTTTTACTTGTTTAGCAAGAACATCATTGTGAGGAACCAAAGTGCATCTAAACCATGA
- the LOC140142327 gene encoding uncharacterized protein: MAKIWKSSLSTRFKQCLFTATVESVLLYGCEAWTVTSKLAKELDGCYTRLLRAMRNVHWKQHMTNKELYGDLPKLSDKIGERRTRFAGHCYRSKTEPVSKLVHWIPKHGKRKQGRPALTFVDILRQDTGLESTDMVTAMQDRKIWRAITVRGQHST, from the coding sequence ATGGCTAAGATCTGGAAGTCATCTCTCTCAACAAGGTTCAAGCAATGCCTATTTACGGCAACAGTTGAATCAGTACTGCTCTATGGGTGTGAGGCATGGACAGTCACTTCCAAACTGGCAAAGgagctggatggctgttacaccagaCTGTTGAGGGCAATGCGTAATGTCCACTGGAAGCAGCATATgacaaacaaagagctgtatggtgacCTCCCAAAGTTATCAGACAAGATCGGGGAAAGAAGGAcacggtttgctggccactgctACAGAAGCAAGACAGAACCTGTATCTAAATTGGTGCACTGGATTCCAAAGCACGggaaaagaaaacaaggaagacccGCCCTAACATTTGTCGACATCCTAAGACAAGACACAGGACTTGAATCGACTGACATGGTAACAGCAATGCAAGACAGGAAGATATGgagggccatcacagttcgaggacaacaCTCGActtaa